A window of the Planococcus citri chromosome 4, ihPlaCitr1.1, whole genome shotgun sequence genome harbors these coding sequences:
- the LOC135844904 gene encoding uncharacterized protein LOC135844904, whose protein sequence is MNILSEEQFVEKLSKKLHFEEVFAEKASDLAKEIIDQLLNHKNLPSDVNRLTYSKIVVHSLLLSHDFTLNQPTTFNLLDDGILKYKYTYRHRTEFLYNIVYNVEAQYVLVYMIRLLGDEYHDCVTVAIVDQPEFSNDSMLQDCYRTEKLLISLLKKWNKLWTNFRKPTGLSDSETSSSPDRSS, encoded by the exons ATGAATATCCTATCTGAGGAACAATTTgtagaaaaactttcaaagaaattgcattttgaagAAGTTTTCGCGGAAA AGGCGAGTGATTTAGCCAAAGAAATCATCGATCAATTGCTTAATCACAAAAATTTGCCGAGTGATGTAAATAGATTAACGTACAGCAAAATAGTGGTCCATTCATTGTTACTTAGTCATGACTTTACATTGAATCAACCAACAACTTTCAACCTGTTGGATGATGGTATTCTGAAGTATAAGTACACATATCGCCATCGAACTGAATTTTTATATAACATCGTCTACAATGTTGAAGCTCAATACGTCCTCGTCTACATGATA cgaTTGTTAGGCGATGAATATCATGATTGTGTTACTGTTGCGATTGTTGATCAACCGGAGTTTTCAAACGATTCGATGTTGCAAGACTGTTATAGAACGGAGAAACTTCTCATTTCTTTACTTAAGAAGTGGAACAAATT ATGGACTAATTTCAGGAAACCAACTGGCCTTAGTGACAGTGAGACATCGAGTTCTCCAGATCGATCAAGCTGA